A genomic segment from Candidatus Zixiibacteriota bacterium encodes:
- a CDS encoding iron-sulfur cluster assembly protein, whose translation MANVTKEKIIEALKPIQDPEIRIGVVDLGLVYDVMIEEDGKVLVKMTLTTPACPYGEMLLTMVHRAVEEIEGVSDVEVKLVWDPPWDPKEMASDQAKDLLGIW comes from the coding sequence ATGGCAAATGTCACGAAAGAGAAGATCATTGAGGCTCTAAAGCCAATTCAGGACCCGGAGATCCGCATCGGCGTGGTTGACCTGGGGCTTGTGTACGACGTCATGATTGAAGAAGACGGCAAGGTACTGGTAAAGATGACTCTGACAACACCTGCCTGCCCGTACGGTGAGATGCTTTTGACGATGGTCCACCGGGCGGTAGAAGAGATCGAGGGAGTCAGCGATGTCGAAGTCAAGCTGGTCTGGGACCCACCCTGGGATCCCAAGGAGATGGCTTCCGATCAGGCCAAAGACCTGCTCGGCATTTGGTAG
- a CDS encoding cysteine desulfurase translates to MRPDITNLNTEQVDRLGLCLDPDSIRKDFPILSQTVNGHRLVYLDNAATTQKPRAVIDALNEYYEKTNANIHRGLHTLAEKATAAYESTREHVVRFIGGVEPAEVIFTGGTTEAINLLAYTWGEQNIGEGDEIIISEMEHHANLVPWVILSQKKKAILKRIKLSPSGHLDLTDIDNLITTRTKLLAVTHMSNVLGTINPVKHLTELAHSRGVTVLVDGAQAAPHMPVNVKEINADFYAFSAHKMLGPTGVGVLYGRKNLLETMPPFNMGGEMIRQVSFDKITWADLPHKFEAGTPNIAGVVAFDAALTYLESLGLKQIRQHEIELTGYAIEKLSSIGGIEIQGPTDPTQRGGAISFTDEKIHPHDISTFLDSRGIAIRAGHHCAQTLMKTLGKVATARASLYIYNDRSDIDALVDALKEMRRYFGL, encoded by the coding sequence ATGAGACCGGACATAACTAACCTAAATACAGAGCAGGTCGATAGACTTGGCTTGTGTCTTGACCCTGACAGTATCAGGAAGGACTTCCCCATTCTCAGTCAGACCGTCAATGGCCATCGGCTTGTTTATCTTGACAACGCCGCGACCACACAAAAACCCCGGGCAGTAATTGACGCGCTGAACGAGTATTATGAAAAAACAAATGCCAATATTCATCGCGGCCTTCACACGCTGGCAGAAAAGGCTACAGCGGCCTACGAAAGTACGCGCGAGCACGTGGTCAGATTTATCGGCGGTGTCGAACCGGCCGAGGTGATTTTTACAGGTGGAACGACCGAGGCGATCAATCTTCTGGCCTATACCTGGGGAGAACAGAATATCGGTGAAGGGGATGAGATCATTATCAGTGAAATGGAGCACCATGCCAACCTGGTGCCGTGGGTGATACTCTCGCAGAAGAAAAAAGCCATTCTAAAAAGAATCAAACTCTCCCCTTCCGGTCATCTTGACCTGACGGACATTGACAATCTTATCACCACGCGGACAAAACTCCTCGCCGTAACCCACATGTCCAACGTACTTGGAACCATCAATCCCGTGAAACATCTCACGGAGCTCGCTCACAGCAGGGGAGTGACTGTTTTGGTCGACGGTGCCCAGGCGGCACCACATATGCCTGTGAACGTGAAGGAAATAAACGCGGACTTCTATGCCTTCTCGGCGCACAAGATGCTCGGTCCCACAGGAGTCGGAGTTTTATACGGCCGAAAAAACCTTCTGGAGACCATGCCGCCATTTAACATGGGCGGCGAAATGATCCGCCAGGTGAGCTTTGACAAAATCACCTGGGCCGACCTGCCGCACAAGTTCGAAGCCGGCACTCCCAACATCGCCGGAGTGGTTGCGTTCGACGCGGCGCTGACTTACCTGGAATCACTTGGTTTGAAACAAATCAGGCAGCACGAGATCGAACTCACCGGGTACGCCATAGAAAAACTCAGTAGCATAGGCGGGATTGAAATTCAGGGGCCGACGGATCCCACCCAGCGCGGAGGCGCTATATCATTCACCGACGAGAAAATTCACCCGCACGATATCAGTACTTTTCTCGATTCGCGCGGTATCGCTATCCGGGCGGGACACCACTGCGCCCAGACCCTGATGAAAACCCTCGGCAAGGTGGCCACAGCGAGGGCTTCGCTATACATCTACAACGACCGGTCCGATATCGACGCTCTCGTGGACGCATTAAAGGAAATGAGGAGGTATTTCGGGCTATGA
- a CDS encoding FtsX-like permease family protein, which produces MKVLKLVSRNTTRHLLRSFLTVLGLAIAVMAFAVIRTAIDAWYAGANASSPNRLVITNSISLVFPLPLAYKEKIAQVDGVTGLSWAQWFGGTYVDPKNFFPQFAIDDSYLDLYPEYIIPPEQKQAYLEERSAVIVGRALADRFGWTVGDPVRLTGTIFPGDWDFIIRGIYTGREETTDESQWFMHFEYLDERMRIEMPPRAGQVGSFIVRIADPNQAAEMSARIDGLFANSLAETKTQTERAFQLSFVSMASSIVTGLRIISFMVIGIILLVLANTMAMTARERVSEYALMKTLGFRPVHILGLIFGESLFIAAMGGLLGLIITFPIKNLLAMAVKDFFPVLRLDPMTMLFGLFASLVVGLIAAIFPALKAVRTPIVDGLRIIE; this is translated from the coding sequence ATGAAGGTTCTCAAGTTAGTAAGCAGAAACACCACCCGTCACCTTCTGCGATCGTTTCTCACTGTCCTGGGACTCGCCATCGCCGTCATGGCATTTGCCGTCATCCGAACGGCAATCGATGCCTGGTATGCCGGCGCGAACGCCTCCTCCCCCAATCGGTTGGTCATTACCAATAGCATCTCGCTGGTTTTCCCTCTACCGCTGGCTTACAAAGAAAAGATCGCTCAGGTCGACGGTGTCACCGGACTGTCGTGGGCACAGTGGTTCGGAGGCACCTATGTCGATCCTAAGAATTTCTTTCCTCAGTTCGCGATCGATGATTCCTATCTCGATCTGTATCCGGAATACATAATTCCCCCGGAGCAGAAGCAGGCCTATTTGGAGGAACGCAGCGCCGTCATTGTCGGTCGCGCGCTGGCGGACAGATTCGGCTGGACGGTCGGGGACCCGGTTCGCCTGACGGGAACAATCTTTCCTGGCGACTGGGACTTTATCATCCGGGGAATCTACACCGGCCGGGAAGAAACGACCGATGAATCCCAGTGGTTCATGCACTTCGAATACCTCGACGAGCGCATGAGAATCGAGATGCCGCCAAGAGCCGGGCAAGTCGGCTCTTTTATTGTAAGAATCGCGGATCCGAACCAGGCGGCTGAGATGTCGGCCAGAATTGACGGTCTTTTCGCCAACTCACTCGCGGAGACCAAGACACAGACCGAACGCGCCTTCCAGTTGAGCTTCGTCTCCATGGCCAGTTCGATTGTCACCGGCTTGAGAATAATCTCATTCATGGTCATCGGCATTATTCTTCTCGTGCTTGCCAATACTATGGCGATGACCGCAAGGGAACGTGTGTCGGAGTACGCCCTGATGAAGACTCTCGGTTTCCGGCCTGTTCACATACTCGGTTTGATTTTCGGGGAGTCACTATTTATAGCCGCGATGGGCGGCCTGCTGGGTTTGATCATTACTTTTCCAATCAAGAATCTCCTCGCAATGGCTGTGAAGGACTTCTTCCCGGTTCTGAGACTTGATCCCATGACCATGCTTTTCGGGCTTTTTGCGTCGCTGGTAGTTGGATTGATTGCCGCCATTTTCCCGGCCCTGAAAGCGGTCAGAACGCCGATAGTTGACGGACTACGGATAATAGAATAG
- the sufD gene encoding Fe-S cluster assembly protein SufD yields the protein MNETTNDIQISEVASELERGPLWLRDKRQSARESYNNTPVPERGLHLWRYTDPARFVIDRDIVADTAFGDNYDIVEKQELENLSQGHLSALVTDLGGRDINFHGTDNLAKSGAVVMTLSEAVKRYPDLVEKYIYQLVNNQSGKFEAMNGALWNDGIFVYVPDGKTVAQPIHLLRESGLSKSAQFPRLLVVVGENAELTLVDEYGGGSTDESDGNSYTNGAVEIFGLADSRTRYVLLQRQASAATSYLTHRARIERGANMLTIALAFGGSLSKNNFGVILNGQGAESNMYGLLFGSNHQHFDNHTLHDHAAGQTRSDIDFKVVLRDRAVSAYTGLIRIDRHAKTCEAYQENRNLLLNKGTRAETIPELEILNEDVRCTHGATIGPIDPMMVFYLQARGIGYQDAVRMIVSGFVSDTLKQVPQDLQERLSEYVSQRLEHI from the coding sequence ATGAACGAAACAACAAACGACATACAGATATCCGAGGTGGCTTCGGAGCTTGAGCGCGGTCCCCTCTGGCTCAGGGATAAACGCCAGTCCGCCCGCGAAAGCTACAACAATACCCCCGTGCCCGAGCGCGGTCTACACCTGTGGCGATACACCGATCCGGCTCGATTTGTAATTGATCGCGATATCGTTGCCGATACGGCCTTCGGCGATAACTACGATATTGTCGAAAAACAAGAACTTGAAAATCTGAGCCAGGGACATCTTTCGGCGCTGGTCACCGATCTTGGCGGGCGAGACATCAATTTCCACGGTACCGACAATCTGGCCAAGTCGGGCGCGGTCGTAATGACTCTCTCCGAGGCGGTAAAGCGGTACCCCGACCTGGTTGAGAAGTATATTTACCAGTTGGTGAACAATCAGTCCGGCAAATTTGAAGCTATGAACGGCGCGCTGTGGAATGACGGCATTTTCGTTTATGTGCCGGACGGCAAGACTGTCGCACAACCGATTCATCTATTGCGCGAATCGGGTCTATCCAAGTCGGCCCAGTTCCCTCGACTTTTGGTGGTAGTGGGTGAAAACGCCGAACTGACCCTCGTCGATGAGTATGGGGGCGGCTCCACGGATGAAAGCGATGGCAACAGCTACACCAATGGAGCGGTGGAGATTTTCGGGCTTGCCGACAGTCGTACCCGCTACGTGCTGCTTCAGCGGCAGGCGTCAGCCGCGACATCATATTTGACACATCGAGCTCGCATCGAGCGCGGCGCTAATATGCTGACTATCGCGCTCGCTTTTGGCGGATCACTGTCAAAAAACAACTTTGGCGTAATTCTCAACGGTCAGGGAGCCGAGAGCAACATGTATGGTTTGCTGTTCGGCTCAAACCATCAGCACTTCGACAACCACACCCTGCACGACCACGCCGCGGGACAAACCCGTTCCGACATAGATTTCAAAGTGGTCCTTCGCGACCGGGCCGTATCGGCCTACACCGGACTGATCCGCATCGACCGTCACGCGAAAACCTGCGAAGCTTACCAGGAAAACCGCAACCTGCTTCTGAACAAAGGAACTCGGGCCGAAACCATCCCGGAGCTTGAGATTCTGAATGAAGATGTCCGATGCACCCATGGCGCCACGATCGGACCTATTGACCCGATGATGGTGTTCTATTTGCAGGCTCGCGGGATCGGCTATCAGGATGCCGTGCGCATGATCGTTTCCGGGTTTGTCAGTGACACCCTCAAGCAGGTTCCACAGGACCTTCAGGAAAGACTATCAGAATACGTTTCACAAAGACTGGAGCACATTTGA
- a CDS encoding non-heme iron oxygenase ferredoxin subunit: protein MGEYIDVGEIDDIPKGKMKAFEVNHTRIVVINGDDGIYALADECSHDYAPISSGHVRRGEVVCPRHGARFDIRTGEVKAPPAVVGIDTYPTRVENGRILVKVE from the coding sequence ATGGGAGAGTATATCGATGTCGGGGAAATTGATGATATCCCCAAAGGCAAAATGAAGGCTTTTGAAGTAAATCACACCCGTATTGTCGTTATCAATGGCGATGACGGTATTTATGCTCTCGCCGATGAGTGTTCGCATGACTATGCTCCCATCAGCAGCGGTCATGTTCGTCGCGGAGAGGTCGTTTGCCCGAGGCACGGGGCGCGCTTTGATATCAGGACAGGCGAAGTGAAAGCGCCGCCGGCCGTAGTGGGTATCGATACCTACCCGACCAGAGTCGAAAACGGGCGTATACTCGTTAAGGTTGAATGA
- the sufU gene encoding Fe-S cluster assembly sulfur transfer protein SufU: protein MSDRLDDMYREIILDHFRAPRGKKPVDRVDVSSDGQNPSCGDEIELQVTMDDGTVKDIHVDCKGCAISVASGSMLAEYLKGKSLDEAIKIAEVVKEMLKGENTEIPKEYEDLDALKGVRKFPVRIKCALLAWVTLIEGLKNYEQGKTGEKTVVSTEDRN, encoded by the coding sequence ATGAGTGATCGACTTGATGACATGTATCGCGAGATTATCCTCGACCATTTCCGCGCGCCCCGGGGCAAAAAACCGGTGGACCGAGTCGATGTATCTTCCGACGGTCAGAACCCGTCGTGCGGCGACGAAATCGAGCTTCAGGTAACCATGGATGACGGTACGGTCAAAGATATTCACGTCGATTGTAAGGGCTGCGCCATCTCGGTAGCATCCGGCTCTATGCTGGCCGAATATCTTAAAGGGAAATCCCTGGATGAAGCTATAAAGATTGCCGAAGTTGTTAAAGAGATGCTCAAAGGAGAGAATACTGAGATACCGAAAGAATACGAGGACCTCGATGCTCTCAAAGGCGTCCGCAAATTCCCCGTGCGTATCAAGTGCGCTCTTCTCGCCTGGGTGACTCTTATCGAAGGGCTGAAAAACTACGAACAGGGCAAAACCGGCGAAAAGACAGTGGTTTCCACCGAAGACAGGAACTGA
- the sufB gene encoding Fe-S cluster assembly protein SufB, giving the protein MSETIKQQNKELSRLNQDYATKYGFHDPVDYFHKGARGVSHEVVEMISQMKKEPKWMTDKRHEALDIFYAKPMPKWGNTKLLGEIDFDNIYYFMKPIENQQKSWDDVPEYIKKTFDKLGIPEAEKNFLGGVSAQYESEVVYHSMKEDLKEQGVIFLDMDSGLREYNDIVKKYFGTVIPSTDNKFAALNTAVWSGGSFIYVPPGVDVKIPLQAYFRINAENMGQFERTLIIADKGSRVHYIEGCTAPIYSTDSLHSAVVELIALDDAYIRYTTIQNWARNIYNLVTKRATAHKNATVEWVDGNLGSRLTMKYPCIQLVGEGAKGEILSVAFAGADQHQDAGAKVIHAAPNTSSRITSKSISKDNGRASYRGLAKVHKNAVNSKISVECDALLIGEEARSDTYPTMEIDSEQVRVEHEARVSKVAEEQLFYLTSRGLSEDDARLLIVNGFMEPFTKELPLEYAVELNRLIELEMEGSIG; this is encoded by the coding sequence ATGTCTGAGACCATCAAACAGCAAAATAAAGAACTCAGCAGGCTCAATCAGGATTACGCCACCAAGTATGGTTTTCATGATCCGGTTGACTATTTCCACAAAGGCGCAAGAGGCGTCAGCCATGAAGTTGTCGAGATGATTTCGCAGATGAAAAAGGAACCGAAGTGGATGACTGACAAACGTCACGAAGCGCTCGACATATTCTATGCGAAACCCATGCCTAAATGGGGCAACACCAAGTTGCTCGGTGAAATAGACTTTGACAATATCTACTACTTCATGAAACCGATTGAAAACCAGCAGAAGAGCTGGGACGATGTTCCTGAGTATATCAAGAAAACCTTCGACAAGCTGGGAATCCCCGAGGCTGAGAAGAATTTCCTTGGCGGAGTATCGGCCCAGTATGAGTCCGAGGTGGTTTACCATTCCATGAAGGAAGACCTCAAAGAGCAGGGTGTCATCTTTCTGGACATGGACAGTGGCCTGCGAGAATACAACGATATCGTCAAAAAATACTTCGGTACCGTGATACCATCGACCGACAATAAATTCGCCGCACTGAACACGGCGGTATGGTCGGGCGGCTCTTTCATCTATGTCCCGCCGGGAGTGGACGTCAAGATCCCCCTGCAGGCCTATTTCCGAATCAACGCGGAGAACATGGGCCAGTTCGAGCGAACGCTGATTATCGCCGATAAAGGTTCACGGGTGCACTATATCGAAGGATGTACTGCTCCGATTTACTCGACCGATTCGCTTCATTCGGCGGTTGTCGAGTTGATTGCCCTCGATGACGCCTATATCCGTTACACGACCATTCAGAACTGGGCACGTAATATTTACAATCTCGTCACGAAACGGGCCACCGCGCACAAAAACGCCACCGTGGAATGGGTCGATGGCAACCTGGGCTCCCGGCTTACGATGAAATACCCGTGTATTCAGCTCGTTGGTGAAGGCGCAAAAGGAGAAATTCTCTCGGTCGCTTTTGCCGGTGCCGATCAGCACCAGGATGCGGGCGCGAAAGTCATTCACGCCGCCCCGAATACTTCATCGCGGATCACATCAAAATCCATCTCCAAGGATAACGGCCGCGCGTCTTATCGCGGTCTTGCCAAGGTCCACAAGAACGCCGTCAATTCCAAAATTTCGGTCGAGTGCGATGCGCTTCTGATCGGCGAAGAAGCCAGAAGTGATACCTACCCGACAATGGAGATCGATAGCGAACAGGTCCGAGTCGAACATGAGGCCCGCGTTTCGAAAGTGGCGGAAGAACAGCTGTTTTATTTAACCAGCCGTGGCTTGAGCGAAGACGACGCCCGGCTGCTCATAGTGAACGGGTTCATGGAGCCGTTCACAAAGGAACTTCCGCTCGAGTATGCGGTGGAGTTGAACAGACTTATTGAACTTGAAATGGAAGGGTCAATCGGTTAA
- a CDS encoding ABC transporter ATP-binding protein — MADVFVQIKNVYKSYWRDSLEIPVLKNINLDIPEAEFVALMGPSGSGKTTLLNLIAGIDRPSDGDVIVDGQSVTGLSEGQLARWRSRNIGFVFQFYNLMPVLTAFENVELPLLLTRLNRRERRRQVETALSTVGLSDRMDHYPNQLSGGQEQRVAIARAIVTDPTLILADEPTGDLDKKSAEDVMELLSRLNQEFKKTIIMVTHDPRAAEKAHIQRHLDKGELNHV; from the coding sequence ATGGCAGATGTCTTTGTACAGATAAAGAATGTGTATAAGTCGTATTGGCGCGACAGCCTTGAAATTCCGGTTCTGAAGAATATTAATCTCGATATCCCCGAGGCCGAATTCGTCGCCCTCATGGGACCATCCGGCTCAGGCAAGACTACTCTTCTCAATCTGATAGCCGGTATCGACCGACCCTCCGATGGAGATGTAATCGTAGACGGTCAAAGTGTTACGGGGCTATCCGAAGGCCAGCTGGCAAGGTGGCGCAGCCGCAATATCGGTTTCGTTTTTCAGTTCTATAACCTCATGCCGGTATTAACCGCCTTTGAGAACGTGGAACTGCCTCTTCTTCTGACCAGACTCAATCGCAGGGAGCGCCGCCGCCAGGTGGAGACGGCACTGTCGACAGTCGGGCTGAGTGACCGCATGGATCACTATCCCAACCAGTTGTCAGGCGGTCAGGAACAGCGGGTGGCAATTGCCCGCGCCATTGTGACCGACCCGACTCTGATTCTCGCTGATGAACCCACTGGCGATCTTGACAAAAAATCGGCCGAGGATGTCATGGAACTGCTTAGCCGCCTCAATCAGGAGTTCAAAAAGACCATCATTATGGTTACCCACGATCCCCGGGCCGCCGAGAAAGCTCACATCCAGCGCCATCTCGACAAAGGGGAACTCAATCACGTATGA
- a CDS encoding Rrf2 family transcriptional regulator, with translation MRISALEEYGLRCLLSLAQVGPGGQLSISDIAEREGISVPYASKLLSLLRKTGLVEAVRGRSGGFSIARPASEITLFDVITALGGPLIDPDHCRKYSGHLDKCIHTGDCSVHHTLVGLSRLVSDFLGKTTLESIMNGSCQSDLTYRDGRFSIPEPIKDRKHRLIGESSVDKSQ, from the coding sequence ATGAGAATATCAGCATTGGAAGAATATGGACTCAGATGCCTTCTGTCGCTGGCCCAGGTTGGACCGGGCGGCCAGTTGTCGATTTCTGATATAGCCGAAAGGGAGGGTATCTCGGTTCCCTATGCTTCAAAACTGCTATCCCTGCTTCGCAAGACCGGTCTGGTTGAGGCGGTTCGCGGCCGAAGCGGCGGATTCAGTATCGCTCGGCCAGCTTCCGAGATAACGCTTTTTGACGTAATCACCGCACTGGGTGGACCGCTCATAGATCCGGATCACTGTCGCAAGTATTCAGGACACCTGGACAAATGTATTCACACGGGAGATTGTTCGGTTCACCACACCCTTGTCGGACTGTCTCGACTCGTAAGTGATTTTCTTGGAAAAACGACGCTCGAATCCATTATGAATGGTTCGTGCCAAAGCGATTTGACCTACAGAGACGGCAGATTTTCAATCCCCGAACCGATCAAAGATCGCAAGCATAGACTCATCGGCGAATCTTCCGTTGACAAGTCGCAGTAA
- a CDS encoding efflux RND transporter periplasmic adaptor subunit yields the protein MEQNNRPDLSSLKIDRDKRYSDRPRSKKIWVVVWVLVAAAVVVGYLITRTFVEPSTKVNTTIATLLSGSESQASLVASGYVVAQRKAEVASKATGRLKYLGFEEGDTVLANQIIGELENEDIKANLELARANLVRAMADSLNAGRNYRRQAQLYETGSITEAVFEDAETAYALAKAGVAAAEASLKAAEVDLEYTYIRAPFSGTILTKNADVGEIVAPFASSASSKGSIVTLADMNSLEVEADVSEANIHKVSVGQKCDIILDAYPGRTYPGEVKKIVPTADRSRATVLTKVAFDEIDDRVLPEMSARVNFFEAGRTKDSTEYANAVAVDNDAITTRDGQKVVFLVDGENVREVAIGTGRGLGDKTEIISGLKPGDRVVLSPPGKMASGQKIEVTK from the coding sequence ATGGAACAGAACAATAGACCCGATTTGTCGTCGCTGAAGATTGACCGCGACAAAAGATACAGCGATCGCCCCCGCAGCAAAAAAATCTGGGTTGTCGTCTGGGTTCTCGTTGCGGCCGCAGTCGTGGTCGGCTATTTGATCACCCGCACCTTCGTCGAGCCATCAACCAAAGTCAATACCACTATCGCCACCTTGCTGTCCGGCTCCGAATCGCAAGCCAGCCTGGTAGCCTCGGGCTATGTTGTGGCGCAGCGTAAGGCCGAGGTGGCCTCGAAAGCCACCGGACGGCTCAAGTATCTCGGTTTCGAAGAGGGTGACACTGTGTTGGCCAACCAGATAATTGGTGAACTAGAAAACGAGGATATCAAAGCCAATCTGGAGCTGGCCCGCGCGAATCTGGTCAGAGCCATGGCTGACTCTCTGAATGCCGGAAGAAATTATCGGCGCCAGGCACAGCTCTATGAAACCGGCTCAATAACCGAAGCGGTCTTCGAGGATGCCGAAACAGCGTACGCCCTTGCAAAAGCCGGCGTGGCCGCCGCGGAGGCTTCTCTCAAAGCCGCCGAGGTTGACCTCGAGTATACCTACATAAGGGCTCCCTTTTCGGGCACCATACTGACCAAAAACGCCGATGTTGGCGAGATAGTCGCGCCCTTTGCGTCATCGGCATCATCGAAAGGTTCCATTGTCACCCTGGCCGACATGAACTCGCTGGAGGTTGAGGCGGATGTCTCAGAAGCAAACATCCACAAAGTCTCGGTCGGCCAAAAGTGCGACATTATTCTCGATGCCTACCCGGGGAGAACTTATCCGGGTGAGGTGAAAAAGATTGTACCCACCGCGGATCGAAGCCGCGCTACTGTGCTAACTAAAGTTGCGTTCGACGAAATTGACGACCGGGTGCTTCCGGAAATGTCCGCCAGAGTCAACTTCTTCGAAGCCGGAAGAACGAAGGACAGCACTGAATACGCAAATGCGGTGGCTGTGGATAACGATGCCATCACCACCCGCGATGGACAGAAAGTTGTCTTCCTTGTCGATGGCGAGAATGTCAGGGAAGTCGCGATAGGGACCGGTCGAGGGCTCGGCGACAAAACGGAAATTATCAGCGGGTTGAAACCGGGCGACCGCGTTGTTCTCTCCCCTCCCGGCAAGATGGCTTCCGGACAGAAAATCGAAGTAACAAAATAG
- the sufC gene encoding Fe-S cluster assembly ATPase SufC → MTGRKPLFEFKGLHVEVEGKEVVKGVSLEVYPGEIHAIMGPNGSGKSSLSNALMGHPGYSITSGTALLNGKNILEMQPEERSRAGLFLAFQYPLAVPGVTVANFLRAALKSHRGPDADMSDFRKLLKSEMEALSVDQSFATRYLNDGFSGGEKKRIEILQMSVLNPKMALLDETDSGLDIDALKTVASGINRFHNDTNGLLLVTHYQRLLNYVKPHHVHVMMNGQFVKSGGPELALQLEESGYDWIEVETRQKAEV, encoded by the coding sequence ATGACAGGTAGAAAACCATTATTTGAGTTCAAAGGCCTCCACGTCGAGGTCGAGGGGAAGGAAGTTGTCAAGGGAGTGTCTTTAGAAGTCTACCCGGGGGAGATACATGCTATAATGGGACCAAACGGGTCCGGTAAGTCCTCGCTCTCCAACGCCCTGATGGGACATCCCGGTTACAGTATCACCAGTGGCACGGCCCTGTTGAATGGTAAGAATATTTTGGAAATGCAGCCGGAAGAGCGCTCGCGGGCCGGACTGTTTCTGGCCTTTCAGTATCCTCTGGCCGTTCCCGGAGTCACCGTTGCCAACTTTCTCAGGGCAGCACTGAAATCTCACCGCGGTCCCGATGCCGACATGAGTGATTTCCGCAAACTTCTCAAGAGCGAAATGGAAGCTCTCTCAGTCGATCAGTCGTTTGCCACCCGGTATCTCAACGACGGGTTCTCCGGCGGCGAAAAAAAACGCATTGAGATCCTCCAGATGTCTGTCCTCAACCCCAAAATGGCCCTTCTGGATGAAACCGATTCCGGGCTCGATATCGACGCCCTGAAAACAGTGGCGTCTGGAATCAATCGTTTCCACAACGACACCAACGGGTTGCTTCTGGTAACCCACTACCAGCGCCTTCTGAATTATGTCAAACCGCACCACGTTCACGTCATGATGAACGGGCAGTTTGTCAAATCCGGGGGGCCCGAGCTGGCGCTGCAACTTGAAGAATCCGGGTATGATTGGATTGAAGTTGAAACAAGACAGAAAGCAGAGGTCTGA